In the Granulosicoccus antarcticus IMCC3135 genome, GCAGCTGTTGTATACACCGACCGCAATGATCATCGCTCAGTCCATTCTGGTAACGCCCATTGTTACCGCCTTGACGCGGGAGACCATCGCGAATCTGCATGATCAGTATGCAGACCAGCTCAATTTACTGGGAGTAAGCGGCATGCGACGCATGCGCACCCTGTTATGGGAGGGCCGTCATGGTTTACTGACGGCATTGCTCGCAGGGTTCGGACGGGCGATTGCCGAAGTAGGGGCTGTGATCATGGTGGGCGGCAACATCAATCATGTCACCCGAGTCATGACCACCACCATTGCGCTGGAGACCTCCAAGGGCAATCTGTCCCTGGCACTGGGTCTGGGTATCGTGCTGGTGGTGCTGGCCATGGTCGTCAATGCAGCCGTACTGGGTCTGGGCTCTTATATGCGCCGACAGGAAGGAGGCTTTCATGGATAAGGAGGCATTTTTCATGGATGAAGGCAGTCATAGCCAGGCGTTGCTGGGCGTGCACTCAGTCAGCGCGGAGGCATTGCGCATAGAGCGAGCCGGGCGTGTGCTGTTGTCGATTGATTCGATCGAATTTGGCGCAACTGGCTGCTGTGGCATCGTAGGCCCCAACGGTGCTGGCAAGTCATTACTGGTGCGCACTTTGTGCGGCCTGATGAGGCCGGATGAGGGGCGCGTCTATTGGGCAGGTTCAGCGCCGGATGCTGCCAGGCGTCATCAGGTTGGACTGTTGTTGCAACGTCCGGTATTGTTGCGGCGCAATGCGGTGCAGAATATTGTATATGCGTTGCGGGCGGCGGGTCTGTCCCGCAAAGCGTCTGTGGAGCAGGCTCAGCGAGCTTTGGAAGAATCAGGTCTGGCTGCCGTGCGCGAAGTTCCTTCGCATCGCTTGTCAGGCGGTGAGCAGCAACGCGTTGCACTGGCGCGTGCTCTGGCTCTCAAGCCTGATATGCTCTTTCTGGACGAGGCGACGGCGAATGTTGACCCTGCCTCGACGCTGGTCATCGAGCAGCAGCTACTGGGTGCCATGCGCGCTGGATTGAAAGTTGTCATGGTCAGTCACGACGTCGGGCAAGTCAGGCGCCTTGCCAATGAGGTTGTGTTGATGCACAAAGGCCAGATCGTTGAGCAGAGTTCCCGAACAACATTTTTTGAACAAACCAATAATCCGGTATCGCGTCGCTGGTTGGCCGGCGAGCTGCTGGTGTGATAAGGAGTAGTTATGGCAGGTGAATTTGGCACTCGTTTCATGGATCAGATGGCCGTTAGCCATTTTTCGGACGGGTGGAGCCAGGAAGAGATGGTCCCCGGGGACTCGATTACATTGCACCCCGGAGCACACGTTTTGCATTACGCCAGTACCTGTTTTGAAGGGTTGAAGGCGTTTCGTCAGGCTGATGGTGGTGTCGCCATTTTCCGCATGGACAAGAATGTTGCACGTTTTGCCCAAAGTAGCAGCCTGTTATACCTGCCCGAGATTGATACCGAGCAGACAAGCCGGATGATCAGCGACATCGTCGCGCACTACCGTGACGCCATTCCAGCGCCACCGGCATCGATGTATATCCGCCCGACCCATATAGGCACCGAGGCGGCTATCGGCAAAGCGGCTGCGCCGTCTGCCACATCCACGCAAATGATTTTGCTGTCGCCGGTTGGAGACTATTTTGCTGGCGGCGAGGCTTGTCTGAGACTATTGCTTGATGACAAGGGCGTTCGCTGCGGGCCGGACCATGGCATGGTCAAGGGTGGAGGCAACTATGCCAGTGCGCTCAAGCACATCATGCGTGCACGAGCCAGTGTCAAAGCCGATCAGGTGCTTTTTTGTCCCGGTGGTGATGTGCAGGAAACAGGGGCTGCCAATTTCATCCTGGTTGACGGTGACAGGATCATTACCAAATCCCTGGACGAGTCATTTTTGCACGGCGTTACCCGCGACTCCTTACTGACTCTGGCGCGCGACAAGGGGCTGGATGTGCAGGAGCGTGAGCTCACCATTGAGGAGCTGATCGAATGTGCCGCTCATCCAGAGTGTGAAGCGGGTCTGACCGGTACTGCCGCTGTTGTGGCCGCTGTGGGCACACTCATTCATGATGGTCAGGAATACAAGGTGGGCAGTGGTACGCCCGGACCTCGCATTCGTGCCATGCGCGATGAGCTGAACGCCATTCAATGGGGGCAGAGTGAAGACCGTCATAATTGGCTGACGCGGGTCTAGGTGGATTTCAGGGCTCTGATTTGAACAGGGGCGTCGTGATTATGTTCACGGCGACCCAGAATCGGGTTCCGATCCGGGCCCGGAACCGCTGAGATGCTTGCCTGGCACGATCTGGGCATCTCTATTGTGTTGTAAACTTTCGGTTTTGGGAGTATTCAATTGGCTTCACGTTTTCCCTGGTGGGCAGTAGTTGCCATGGCGATGGTAGTGGGAGCATCCAACTATCTGGTTGCCATACCCATCAACGACTGGCTGGTCTGGGGGGCTCTGACGTATCCATTGGCGTTTCTGGTCAATGATCTGGTCAACCGTTTCTACGGTGCAGCCCAGGCTCGCAAGGTTGTGTATGTCGGCTTTGCGGTCGGTGTTGCACTCTCTCTGTCGGTCGAATCCATCGATCAACGCATCGCCATTGCATCCGGCACGGCCTTTCTGGTTGCTCAATTATTGGATGTTGCGATTTTTAACAGATTCCGTGTAGCTCGCTGGTGGATTGCGCCCAGCGTCTCCTCTGGCATCAGCGCTATTGTGGACACGAGTCTGTTTTTCGGCATTGCGTTCGCAGGTACCGGTCTGCCATGGCAGCAGTGGGCCATTGGCGACCTGGGTGTCAAGTGGTCCATGGCCGCACTCTCGGTCCTGATCTATGGCTGGCTGGCCTCAAGGCTTGCTGCACCATCGGGTGAAGCTGCAGCGAGTGCTGCAAAACCCTGAGCTTGTTTTGAAGAAGGTGTCAGAGCCTTGATACTTCGATGTGTCAGAGCTTTGATTCTTCTTCGTTTGTCGCGTCCTCAAAACTGTTGATCAGACCACGTTGCTGGGCTTCACGTACACAGCTCGTACGATTCTTGACGCCCAGTAGCTTGAAAAGCTGGGAGGTGTGGTATTTGACCGTGGCTTCGGATATACCGACGATCTGAGAAATCTGTTTGTTGGAATTTCCATCGGCCATCAGCTGCAGCACTTGTAGTTGCTTGAGACCGGGCCGTAATGCACTGGCATTCTGGTTGCCCGAGCTGGGCATATCCCCGCGCCGCAGCTGATTGTCCAATGCCTCAAAACGTTCGGGAAAAAAGCTGCCACCATCAAGCACTTTGCGGATGCCACCGATCATCTCAGCCGCTGGCAGTGTCTTGGGAATGAATCCGGACGCGCCGTTTTCCATGGCTGTACGAATATACTTGTCATCATCCGATCCGCTGATAACGACAACTGGCACTCGCTTGTCACGGTTGCGTAAACCGACCAGAAGACCAATGCCGTCGATGCCTGGCATGAACAAGTCGGTCAGCACCAGTTCGAAGCGCTTGCCTGAATCAATAACGGACAAGGCATGTTGCGTCGAGTAGCAGGCCGTTATTCGAATGGTTGAATCAATCTCTGTCAGCATGACCTGCATGGCATCCGCCACCAGGCGATGATCCTCTACCATCAGTATGTTCATTTACATTCTCCAACCAGTGTGGTGATTGCGGCAATCAGCTCTTCCGCAATCACTGGTTTGTGTAACAGCGGAAATCCGCTCGCCGTTGCTTCGCGCAACCGCACCGGTGATGTATCCCCGGTAATGATCATTGCTGGCACGTCCATATTGACTTCTTCCCTGACTTGCTCGATTGCCTTGTCACCAGTCTTGTCATCGCGTAGTCGATAGTCGGCGATGATCAATTGTGGTACCCAATCATTACAAATGATGTACTCGCAGGCTTGCTCCGACGAGTCTGCCACGGTGACAATGCAGCCGTGTTGTACCAGTAATGTCCGCATACCATCCCGTACATCGTGCTCGTCGTCAATAACCAGAATGGATAGTCCCTGTAAAATAGTGCAATCTGTGATTGCTGTCATTTTCAAGGGATTTGGGGATTCGCTGACAAGCTCGGTGTTGGCCCGGGGCAGCCGGATTTCAAAGGTAGTGCCTTGCCCGACGGCTGAAATCAGACGCAGGTCAATGTCCAGTAACCGGGTTAGTCGTTTGACAATGGATAGGCCCAGGCCAAGACCTTTGCTACGGTCTCGCTCCGGATTCTTCAATTGATAGTATTCGTTGAATATGGCTTCCTGCTCATTCTGGGGAATGCCGGGCCCGGTGTCGCTGACACTGATGCAGATCTGATCACCTTCCTGGATTGCTCGTATGGAGACCATGCCTTCGTGGGTGTAGTTCAGGGCGTTTCCCACCAGGTTTGCCAGAATGCGCTCCAGCAATACCCGGTCGGAATGGACGTGCAAACTGCTGTATTGAATATCCAGTCCCAGTTCTCGCTGGTTGGCTTCGGGTAGAAAGCCCTGATGCAGGTAGTCGAAGACTGCATTCAGATTCAGATCGGACCAGCTGACATCAACAACCCCGGCATCCAGTTTTGACAGGTCCAGCATGCTATTCAACAGCTGATTAAGTGCTTCGGTAGAGCGATTGATATTGGCAAGAATGATCTGGCCCTGATCGGTGGGTACGTGTTTTTTCAGGGCATTCAAATACAGGCCGAGTGCATGTAGAGGTTGTCGAAGATCATGGCTTGCAGCGGCCATGAAGCGGTTCTGGGCACGTCGTTCGATATCACCGGTAGTCAGTTCATCCAGGGCGGTACTGAGTTGCGTCTGTGTCTGAAGGGCGCTGGCACGCAGGGAATCGGTGCGGCGCATGGTCGACAGAAAAAGCATGATAGCCATGGCAAGAGCAAGGATAAAGGAGATGCCGAATATCCAGAGCGCATCGTAGAGATCATCCATGCGCTGGGCGATGCTCTCCCGAACCAGAGACTTGCGCTCGAACATCTTGAGTCCGATGTCATAAACCTGATTCGACAGGGCGATAGCCTCCTGCTGGACATTCATGATCTGTGCTTTCTGTAGCTGATAGCTCGCCGACATGGTGCTTTCATGCGCTGTCAGGAAATCATTGGCATTACTCAGCAGCTCTATGGTTTTCTGACGACTAACCAGATTACCCATCCAGCTGGTACCGACATGACGGATGGAGCCGTACAGCACATCGAAGCGCTGGATATAAAGCTTGTGAAGTTCTGCTTGTTGTTCGGGGCTGGCCAGTTGGTAGTCGGTCAGGGAGTGTGCGAATGCAGAAAAATTGTGATCAAGCTGCTGGATGAAATTGAATTCCAGCACACCATCGTTCTGTAGTTGCTTGCGAGTCTGGTCAATCTGGATAATCAGGAAAAACATGATGGCTGCACAGGCCAGGGCGGCAATTCCCGGGATCCATGTGAGCCAGCGTCTGTTCACAGCAATTCCATTTTCACCAGTTGCCATACCGAGCGAGATTCGTTGATTTGCGTTCGCAACTCGGGAAATTCGCTGTAGGGCATGATGATGCGCAAAGGCCCGAGGTTTCTGACTGAAATGGGCTCGCCGTTATGGCGATAAGCAATAATGACCGGGTATTCATTGAAATCCAGATCCGCAACCGTGAATTTGTAATCGTCCAGTCCGACGGCCACAAATTGGTTCGAGGTGGAATCGATGCTTTTCAGCAGTGTGCTCAGACGTACACCGGTAAATTGCTGGGGCTCATCGTGCCAGGGGGTGAGGGTGGTGAACCGGGTTGCGGGCAGGCTCTCCAGTGTGTCCATATCCAATTGCAGTTCGTCGCCCACATTGGGGTGTTCGAGTGGGCCGGTAATGGTCAGTACAACGGCGCTGCTTGGGGCGGGTAGCTCTCCGGCCTGGGCCATCGGTAAAAATGCAATCATCTGAATGCATAGTATTCCAATGCCTGTTTTCGACATATAGCCCATATAATCCCCTTGACTGTACCCTTGCAGTTACACGGTAACGGATCAACAGCCAATTGGGCAGTGGCATAACGGCATTGGATGCCTGCCTAAATGGGTTATTGACAACTGAAAATCAGAGGAAGAGTCATGACTATGCTTGCAATATCACCGTTGACAGCGGCGGCATTCGCACCCTTTGGGGATGTCCTGCAGGTGCAGGCCGCGCCCTCAGTGATGATCAATCGAGGTAATTGCGCCCGTTACAGTGATCTGGCGGGTCTGGATTTCAGCGATGGCAGGGCGGGAATCAGCGTTTTTCATGCCAAGCCCTACCGCTCACCCCTGTTGCTCGACATGATGGAACGGCATCCGCAAGGCAGCCAGGCCTTCATACCCATGAGCGATGATCCTTTCCTGGTCATTGTGGCGCCGGACAACGATGGCAAGCCAGGCTTGCCTCAGGTTTTTGAGACTGACGGGCTACAGGGCGTCAACTATCATCGTAATGTCTGGCATGGCGTTCTGACACCGATTCGGGGTAATGGGCTGTTTACGGTGGTCGATCGCATCGGCTCCGGCAGCAATCTGGAAGAGCATTGGCTGGACTCGGCTTACCAGATCCTGTTTTGATTCTGGCTGCCGTTCAGCGGCTGGCCAGATAGTTCTCACAGTTTTGCGAGGCTCTCTCCAGAGCATCATCAAGGCGCACACAGGCCTTGCCGAATTCGTCGGCTGAGTCCTCACGTGTCACGTGCACTGGTGCCTCCAGGGCAAGGACAATGCGTGAAAAAGGTACCGGTAGCATGAAACGGTCCCAGGAGCGTAACTGCCAGACGCGGGAGGCGCGATAAGCCATTGGCAGCATGGGGGCCTTGCTGAGCTGAGAGAGCATGGGGACGCCGGGTTTGGTCTTGTAGATAGGGCCGGTGGGGCCGTCGGGCGTCACGATGGGTGAAATGCCATCCTTGCGAATGCGCTGGTAGATTTCTCGCAAAGCCTGAGCTCCGCCACGGGTGGCTGAACCGCGAATGATGTGCACACCCTGGTCACCGAACATCTGTGTGGCCATGTCGCCATCGGCAGAGGGGCTGATCAGGTAGCCCAGTTTCAGGTCCGGGTTGGCAGCGGCCTGATCCAGCAGGTAGCGCACGCAGAAGATCTGTTGCTGATGCCAGTAACAGGGAATGAAGGTTACTTTGTCTGCCTGCAGCGCTTGTATGTGCTCGCCGCCAATCACTTTTTCGACCCGGCAGGTTTTCCAGATCAACTGAATAAGCCCCCAGATCAGGGGTGGCAGTACTTTTGCGGCCAGTTGGCGTCGTCTTTTCTTGAAGCTCATGGTGATGGCTCGGGTCTCTGGCACGGATCAAAGATGCCAATGATATACTGTGAAGTCAGGTAATCCGTTCCTTTCCCACCCCACGCGCAGGGTCGTCACTTCTTGTCCCACACAAACAGACCACCCAGACTCGCACCGGGACCGGATGAGCCCTTCGATGTCAATGTCGATGATGCCTCGTTCGAAAAACTGGCGCAATGGCGAGAACTATACGGAGACATCGTCAACGTTACGCCTCGAGTGCGAAAGTCGCAGGCTCTGGTGTTGAATAACCCGGAGCATGTCAAGCATGTGCTCATCGGTAATCATCGCAACTACGCAAAAGGCGTCGGCTTCGAACGGGTCAAGATGCTGCTGGGCAATGGCATCATTGTCAGTGATGGCGATTTCTGGCGCTCTCAGCGACGCATGATCCAGCCGGTCTTTCACCGCAAGATCATCGCCTCACAGGCCGCCATGATGCAGGCCTGTAATGAGGTCAAGCTGCACGACTGGCAGGCCAAGGCGGCCAGTGGCACCGTTATCGATATCACGACAGAAATGAGTTCTCTGGCCCTGGAAGTGATTCTGCGATCGCTGTTCAGTGACGATCTGGACGAGCTGATCGAGCGTGAAGGAGCCAACCCGTTCTCCATGCTGGTGGAAGATGTCACCCGCGATCTGAAAATGGCCATGCGCTTTCGGGCTCTGACCCGACATGTCGCCGATGTGATGGCCAGACGCCGTGCCGAGAAGCGTATCGAGCATGATTTTCTGTCGCTACTGATGGAAACGCGGGACAAGGACACTTTGCAGCCCATGTCAGACAAGGCCCTGATTGACGAGGTCATGACCATTATCGTGGCGGGTCATGAGACCACGGCGGGGACCTTGAATTGGGCCTGGTACTTGTTGTCGCAGGATGAACGGGTCGAGCAGCTGGTGCACGCCGAGGTGGATAGTCTGGGCAGATCGTCGCAGTTTGACGATCTTGGGGCGCTGAGCTACACGCGCCAGGTCATCGACGAGACACTGCGCCTTTATCCGCCTGTCTGGTTGTTTTCACGCAAAGCCATCGCTGAGGACGAACTGCCACACGAATCGGGTGCGATACGGGTGCCGGCAGGGGCAGACATCTTTCTCTGTCCCTATCTGCTGCACCGGGATGCCCGGTATTGGCAAGATCCCGAGGCGTTTCTGCCCGAGCGCTTTGATGAACAAAACAGCAAGCAGAGAAACCGCCACGCCTATTACCCCTTCTCGCTGGGTTCCAGACGCTGCATTGGCGAATTCTTCTCCATGGTGGACATGCAGTTGCACCTGGGCTTGCTGGCGCAACACATTCGGTTGAAGCATGTTCCTGGCGAACCTGTGATGATCGAACCCCATATCAATCTGCGTTCACGGCACAGCATCATGATGCTGCCAGTTGCACGTTAATCCTGGTTTGCGGACGTGACCGCCGTCGGAAGGATCTTCTTTACATGACATACAGCACACTCACAGAAGTTCTACTGGATCGAGCCAAGAGCGACAGTTACGTCAATCTTGTCAACGGCCAGGAGCAACGCCAGCGCTTGCCCTATAGCGAGTTGCTGCAGCGGGCGAAAGCCCGTCTGGGACAGTTTCAGGCAGCCGGTTTGCAAGTTGGTAGTCAGTTGATTATTCAGACCGGCGACAATGCAGCTTTTCTGGAAGGATTCTGGGCCTGTCTTCTGGGTGGCATCACAGCGGTCCCGGTTTCAGGTGGCAACAGTGCCGAGCATCGATCAAAGTTATTCCGTATCGCGCAGAAGTTGAATGAACCGGGTCTGTTCACCGACAAGCAGACATTGGTACGTCTGGCTGATTTTGCGGCAGCCAATGACTTTCAGGATACCTTCGATAAGCTGAGCAAGCTCGGTTTCGCATCCGATCAATCGGCACCGGTCGAACTGGCAGTGACGGTACATCAGCCTCAGGAAAGCGATACGGCTTTTATCCAGTTTTCATCCGGATCCACCAGTACGCCCAAAGGGGTGGTGCTGAGTCATAAAAACTTGCTGACCAATCTTCGCTCCATTGTCCATAATGCTCAGTTGAGTGCATCGGAACATCAATTCAGCTGGATGCCTTTGACACATGACATGGGCCTGATCGGATTCCACCTGACTCCGGTGTTCATGGATAACAACCACTCATTGATGCCGACCGATGTGTTTGTCCGTCGCCCCGGGGCCTGGTTGAGCGAGGTGCAGGAAGCCGGAGCAACGATTCTGTGTTCGCCCAATTTCGGCTTTCAACATCTACTCAAATCCTTCAAGGCCGATAAGCATGAGACGCTCGACCTGTCTTGCGTGCGACTCATTTTCAACGGTGCCGAGCCGATTTCAGTGTCATTGTGTCATCGATTCATGCAGACACTGGCACCCTTTGGTCTGGACCCGGATGCCATGTTTCCCGTGTACGGGTTGGCTGAGGCGAGCCTGGCGGTCACGTTTCCGTCACTGGATGCGACTTTTTCGACCCTGGTTATCGATCGTACGAAACTGGGCATCGGACAGAGCGTCACGATCCTTGAATCCCGCAGGGCGCAACCGGCGGATGCCGTGTTTGCCCAGACGGTTCGGGATGATCGAGGCGTCGAATTCGTATCAGAGGGCAAGCCCGTTGCGAACACCCATATACTCATAACGGGTGCGGATGGTGCACCGTTGGCCGATGATGTAACGGGTCATATCTGCATTCGTGGCGACAATGTGACTAAAGGCTATTACGCAGAACCTGAGTTGAATCAGGCTGTAATAACCGCGGATGGCTGGCTGGATACCGGCGATCTGGGCTTCATTCATGATGCTCAGTTGTATATCACCGGGCGCTCCAAAGACATCATTTTTGTCAATGGTCAGAATGTTTACCCTCATGATCTGGAAGAGATCATCCTGCAGGCAGGCCTTGTCGAACGAGGCAAACTGGCCATATCCAGCCAACAGGTCGCAGAGACGGGTCAGGAAAAGTTGCTGGTATTCGTGCTGCATCGAACGGATCCTGCCGATCTGGCCGAGCAGGCGCGTGCCATGACACGACTGCTCAGTGAGGCTGCGGGGGTATCGGTGCATGCGGTAGTGCCAGTGTCGCGCATTCCCAAAACCACCAGTGGCAAGGTGCAGCGTTACTTGCTGGTGCAATCACTGGAGCAGGGCGAATTCGATATTCTGGAACAACAGGCGAGTCCTGACCCTGATGAGGGCTCAGAGGCAATATCTGCCGATGACACCGCTGGCGAGTCGCAGGATACCGCTTCGCGTCTGCTGACCATCTGCAATGAGCAGGTAGAGGACATGACGGTCAAGCTGGATGACAACCTGTTTGACCTGGGCATCAGCTCTCTGACCCTGGCTCAGATTCATGCCGCCATCGAGGATACCTGGCCGGAGCAGGTGGATATCACGGATCTGTTTGATTATCCGACAGTAGCTGAACTGGCGATATTTCTGGACGAGCGTAACGCCGCATAAAGGCCAGCATGGCAGATCGCACTGCCGGGTCTGCAGCAGCATTGATATGCGGGCCGGTGGTTGTGAGCATTTGCCTGGGCTCACTGGCAGCTTTGAATAAGGCTTGCCCGAAGCGATAGGGGATGATTGTATCCTCGCTGCTATGGATCAGAAGTTTGGGCGTGCCTGGCAGCTGTGCAATGGCATCCAGTGGATCGTAGTGTCGACCAATCAGCCATCGGACCGGGTATTGCGCGCCCCAGGTAAACCAGTTGCGGGCGGCTATATCCTGCGCAATGGTGTCGTAGCGGGCAAAGGCCGCCTCGGTAATCAAGCCATTGAATTGTTCATTGAAGGTGGCTTCTCGCTGGGCGAACGTAATGGCAAGACTGGCACCCAGACTCTGACCGTAGAGAAACAGTGGCCTGTGAGCCTGCCCTGCAGCGGATACATGCTGAGTGATCCAGCGGGCACCGGCAGCGATATCATCAAAGACTTCCGGTACGTCGGGTGTGCCTTGTGATAGTCCATAGCCGCGATAGTCCAGTGCAAATACCTCGTAGCCCTTGTCCACCAGCCATAGGGTTGCACGAAAATGAGTGCTGATATTTTCCGCATTTCCATGTAGAAAATAGATGGTGCCTCGTGGTGGACCTATCGGTTCGATCAACCAGGCGTGCAGGCGGGTTTCATCGCTTGCTCTGAGAAAGATATCCTGATAGTTGTATCCCAGGGTGGCTGGTACCATGATGTGTTGCTGCATGGGGTAGAAAAACAGCCGAGTACAGCCCGATAGCAGAAGTAGTAAAAGCACAGGCAGCAGTTTTGTAAACAGGCGTTGCGGCAATCGCCCTACCAACTTGCTGGTGGCTCTGTTCCATTGAACGTTCATCT is a window encoding:
- a CDS encoding alpha/beta hydrolase, which encodes MNVQWNRATSKLVGRLPQRLFTKLLPVLLLLLLSGCTRLFFYPMQQHIMVPATLGYNYQDIFLRASDETRLHAWLIEPIGPPRGTIYFLHGNAENISTHFRATLWLVDKGYEVFALDYRGYGLSQGTPDVPEVFDDIAAGARWITQHVSAAGQAHRPLFLYGQSLGASLAITFAQREATFNEQFNGLITEAAFARYDTIAQDIAARNWFTWGAQYPVRWLIGRHYDPLDAIAQLPGTPKLLIHSSEDTIIPYRFGQALFKAASEPRQMLTTTGPHINAAADPAVRSAMLAFMRRYARPEISPVQLLSDNQTDP